The Hippoglossus hippoglossus isolate fHipHip1 chromosome 19, fHipHip1.pri, whole genome shotgun sequence genome has a segment encoding these proteins:
- the metrn gene encoding meteorin encodes MCRLGIWINAIWILLFAIFHGALSNYSEDQCSWRGSGLSQQQGSVEQISLHCSEGTLDWLYPKGALRLSLSPRLPSVAVGPGGSSSGLITACVKPSEQFHGAQLYLERDGVLELLVGDRLESSPPPRVRCFSRLPGERVALYLQATPHQDISRRTASFRYELRGDWTARLSLDTNTISSEEACRPCNNTEILMAVCTSDFVVRGNIWSVMEDDNLRAAVIKVSATRVFRQKYALFTGNSRLTSKGEIRTLMQCGVKPGRGSFLFTGRVHFGEAWLGCAPRYKDFQRAYTIAKAAQQIPCELAVD; translated from the exons ATGTGCCGTTTGGGGATTTGGATTAACGCAATTTGGATTTTACTTTTTGCCATTTTTCATGGTGCTCTTTCGAACTACTCTGAGGACCAATGCAGCTGGAGAGGAAG TGGTTTGTCCCAGCAGCAGGGCAGCGTGGAGCAGATCTCCCTCCACTGCTCCGAGGGCACCCTGGACTGGCTGTATCCCAAAGGTGCCCTGCGCCTCAGCCTCTCGCCCCGCCTGCCCTCCGTGGCGGTGGGGCCCGGCGGCAGCAGCTCGGGCCTCATCACGGCCTGCGTCAAGCCCTCGGAGCAGTTCCACGGGGCCCAGCTCTACCTGGAGAGGGACGGggtgctggagctgctggtgggGGACCGCCTGGAGTCCTCACCCCCGCCCAGGGTGAGGTGCTTCAGCCGGTTGCCCGGGGAGAGGGTGGCACTCTACCTGCAGGCGACGCCCCACCAGGACATCAGCAGGAGGACCGCCTCATTCCGCTATGAGCTGAGGGGGGACTGGACCGCTCGGCTGTCGCTGGACACCAACACCATCAGCAGTGAAG AAGCCTGCAGACCCTGCAACAACACGGAGATTCTGATGGCCGTTTGCACCAGTGACTTTG tgGTGCGTGGTAACATCTGGTCAGTGATGGAAGACGACAACCTACGGGCGGCAGTGATCAAGGTCAGCGCCACTCGCGTGTTTCGCCAGAAGTACGCCCTGTTCACCGGCAACAGTCGCCTGACCAGCAAGGGCGAGATCAGGACTCTGATGCAGTGTGGCGTCAAACCGGGACGCGGCAGCTTCCTTTTCACCGGTCGCGTCCACTTCGGCGAGGCCTGGCTGGGCTGCGCTCCCCGTTACAAGGACTTCCAGCGGGCGTACACAATAGCCAAAGCAGCCCAGCAAATACCCTGTGAACTGGCTGTAGACTGA